From Delphinus delphis chromosome X, mDelDel1.2, whole genome shotgun sequence, a single genomic window includes:
- the ELK1 gene encoding ETS domain-containing protein Elk-1 — protein sequence MDPSVTLWQFLLQLLREQGNGHIISWTSRDGGEFKLVDAEEVARLWGLRKNKTNMNYDKLSRALRYYYDKNIIRKVSGQKFVYKFVSYPEVAGCSTEDCPPQPEVSVTSTVANVGTTAVHAIPGDTASGKPGTPRGAGVAGPGGLARSSRNDYMRSGLYSTFTIQSLQPQPQPPSHPRPSTVLPNTAPAGAAVPPSGGRSTSPSPLEACLEAEEAGLPLQVILTPPEAPNLKSEEPNMEPGLGRPLPPEVKVEEPKEELEAAATGEAGFVLEAVKAEPFEPKAEPEAPPAEGVPARLPAVVMETAAPVGGLAASTTSSTENAQPQKGRKPRDLELPLSPSLLGGPGPERTPGSGTGSGLQAPGPALTPSLLPTHTLTPVLLTPSSLPPSIHFWSTLSPIAPRSPAKLSFQFPSSGSAQVHIPSISVDGLSTPVVLSPGPQKP from the exons ATGGACCCTTCTGTGACGCTGTGGCAGTTTCTGCTGCAGCTGTTGAGAGAGCAAGGCAATGGCCACATTATCTCCTGGACCTCCCGGGATGGCGGTGAGTTCAAGCTGGTGGATGCTGAGGAGGTGGCCCGGCTCTGGGGGCTGCGCAAGAATAAGACCAACATGAATTATGACAAGCTCAGCCGGGCCTTGCGGTACTACTATGATAAG AACATCATCCGCAAAGTGAGTGGCCAGAAGTTCGTCTACAAGTTTGTGTCCTACCCCGAGGTCGCGGGGTGCTCCACTGAGGACTGCCCGCCCCAGCCTGAGGTGTCTGTCACCTCCACTGTGGCAAATGTGGGCACCACAGCTGTACACGCCATCCCCGGGGACACTGCCTCTGGGAAGCCAGGCACACCCAGGGGTGCAGGAGTGGCAGGCCCAGGCGGTTTGGCACGCAGCAGCCGGAATGATTACATGCGCTCGGGCCTCTATTCCACCTTCACCATCCAGTCCCTGCAGCCGCAGCCACAGCCACCCTCTCATCCTCGGCCTTCCACAGTGCTCCCCAACACCGCCCCTGCAGGAGCAGCAGTGCCCCCCTCGGGGGGCAGGAGCACCAGTCCAAGCCCCTTGGAGGCCTGCCTGGAGGCTGAGGAGGCCGGCCTGCCTCTGCAG GTCATCCTGACCCCACCCGAGGCCCCAAACCTTAAATCCGAAGAGCCAAATATGGAGCCTGGGTTGGGCCGACCACTGCCCCCAGAAGTCAAAGTGGAAGAGCCCAAGGAAGAGTTAGAAGCTGCAGCCACTGGGGAGGCGGGGTTTGTCCTGGAAGCCGTCAAGGCGGAGCCCTTTGAGCCCAAGGCCGAGCCAGAAGCCCCTCCCGCGGAGGGCGTGCCAGCCCGGCTGCCTGCGGTCGTTATGGAAACTGCGGCGCCGGTGGGCGGCCTTGCGGCTTCCACAACTTCCAGCACGGAGAACGCCCAGCCTCAGAAGGGTCGGAAGCCCCGGGACCTGGAGCTTCCACTCAGCCCGAGCTTGCTGGGTGGGCCGGGACCCGAACGGACTCCAGGATCGGGAACTGGTTCCGGTCTGCAGGCGCCAGGCCCAGCGCTGACGCCTTCCCTGCTACCTACGCACACATTG ACCCCGGTGCTGCTGACGCCCAGCTCGCTGCCCCCCAGCATTCATTTCTGGAGCACCCTGAGTCCCATTGCACCCCGTAGCCCGGCCAAGCTCTCCTTCCAG TTTCCGTCCAGTGGCAGCGCCCAGGTGCACATCCCTTCCATCAGCGTGGATGGCCTCTCAACCCCCGTGGTGCTCTCCCCAGGGCCCCAGAAGCCAtga
- the CFP gene encoding properdin codes for MPTRAQAHRLLLLPLPLLLLTLPATGSDPVLCFTQYEESTGKCKGLLGGGVSTEDCCLNADYAFQELGSKLCMACRLPQWSPWSEWAPCSVTCTEGSQLRHRRCIGWGGQCPQKVEPGTLQWQLQACEDKPCCPEMGGWSDWGPWASCSVTCSKGTRIRRRACDRPTPKCGGHCPGEAQESEACDTEQVCPTHGAWAAWGPWGPCSGTCRNGPKASEERRSRTCSAPEPSTQPPGNPCPGPSSEQRACTGLPPCPVAGGWGPWGAVSPCPVTCGLGQTRERRTCDHPVPQHGGPFCVGDATRTHICNTAVHCPVNGEWELWGEWSTCIRRSIKHISCQEIPGQQTRSRLCKGRKFNGQRCSGEQQDIRHCYNIQRCLWKGSWSEWSTWGLCMPPCGPNPNRTRQRLCKATLPDFSPTVTTVEGQGEKNVTFWGKPSALCDVLQGQKVVVEEKRPCLHVPPCKEP; via the exons ATGCCCACCCGAGCGCAGGCCCATCGGTTACTGCTGCTACCGCTGCCGCTGCTGTTGCTCACCCTGCCAGCCACAG GCTCAGACCCTGTACTCTGCTTCACCCAGTATGAAGAATCCACGGGCAAGTGCAAGGGCCTCCTTGGGGGAGGTGTCAGCACGGAAGACTGCTGTCTCAATGCTGACTACGCCTTCCAGGAGCTCGGCAGCAAGCTCTGTATGGCGTGCAG GCTCCCACAATGGTCACCGTGGTCCGAGTGGGCCCCCTGCTCAGTGACCTGCACGGAGGGCTCCCAGCTGCGGCACCGGCGCTGCATAGGCTGGGGCGGGCAATGCCCCCAGAAGGTGGAGCCTGGGACCCTCCAGTGGCAGCTGCAGGCGTGTGAGGACAAGCCGTGCTGTCCTG AGATGGGCGGTTGGTCCGACTGGGGGCCCTGGGCATCTTGCTCTGTCACCTGCTCTAAAGGGACCCGGATTCGTCGTCGAGCATGTGATCGCCCCACCCCCAAGTGTGGGGGCCACTGCCCAGGAGAGGCACAGGAGTCAGAGGCCTGTGACACCGAACAGGTCTGCCCCA CACACGGGGCCTGGGCTGCTTGGGGCCCCTGGGGCCCCTGCTCAGGCACCTGCCGCAATGGACCCAAGGCATCTGAGGAGAGACGAAGCCGCACATGCTCTGCACCTGAGCCCTCCACGCAGCCTCCTGGGAATCCCTGCCCAGGGCCATCCTCTGAGCAGCGGGCCTGCACCGGCCTGCCACCCTGCCCAG TGGCTGGTGGCTGGGGGCCATGGGGTGCTGTGAGCCCCTGCCCTGTGACCTGCGGCCTGGGTCAGACCCGGGAACGACGGACATGTGATCACCCTGTGCCCCAGCACGGGGGCCCCTTCTGTGTCGGTGATGCCACCCGGACCCACATCTGCAACACGGCCGTGCACTGCCCTG TGAACGGAGAGTGGGAGCTCTGGGGGGAGTGGAGCACCTGCATCCGCCGGAGCATAAAACACATCAGCTGCCAGGAGATCCCAGGCCAGCAGACCCGCTCCAGGCTCTGCAAGGGCCGCAAGTTTAATGGACAGCGATGTAGCGGGGAACAACAGGATATCCGGCACTGCTACAACATCCAGCGCTGCCTCT GGAAAGGCTCCTGGTCGGAGTGGAGTACCTGGGGGCTGTGCATGCCTCCGTGTGGACCCAACCCCAACCGCACCCGCCAGCGCCTCTGCAAGGCCACGCTCCCCGACTTCTC GCCCACCGTTACCACGGTCGAAGGTCAGGGTGAGAAGAATGTGACCTTCTGGGGGAAACCGTCGGCATTGTGTGATGTGCTGCAAGGGCagaaggtggtggtggaggagaaaCGGCCATGTCTACACGTGCCTCCCTGCAAAGAACCCTGA
- the UXT gene encoding protein UXT — MATPPKRRAVEATAEKVLRYEAFISDVLQRDLRKVLDHRDKVYEQLAKYLQLRNVIERLQEANHSELYMQVDLGCNFFVDTVVPDTSRIYVALGYGFFLELTLAEALRFIDRKSSLLTELSDSLTKDSMNIKAHIHMLLEGLRELQGLQNFPEPHH; from the exons ATGGCGACGCCCCCTAAACGGCGGGCGGTGGAGGCCACCGCGGAGAAAGTGCTGCGCTACGAGGCTTTCATCTCTGACGTACTGCAGCGGGACCTGAG AAAGGTGCTGGACCATCGCGACAAGGTATATGAGCAGCTGGCCAAATACCTTCAACTGAGAAATGTCATTGAGCGACTCCAG GAAGCTAATCACTCGGAGTTATATATGCAGGTGGATTTGGGCTGTAACTTCTTCGTTGACACAGTGGT CCCAGACACTTCACGGATCTATGTGGCCCTTGGATATGGTTTTTTCCTGGAGTTGACACTGGCAGAAGCTCTCAGGTTCATTGATCGTAAGAGCAGTCTCCTCACAGA GCTCAGCGACAGCCTCACCAAGGACTCCATGAATATCAAGGCCCATATCCACATGTTGCTAGAG GGGCTTAGAGAACTACAAGGCCTGCAGAATTTCCCGGAGCCTCACCATTGA